The following proteins are co-located in the Marinomonas profundi genome:
- a CDS encoding HpcH/HpaI aldolase family protein, with amino-acid sequence MSKTINPFKQRLLDGQKLIGGWTLSGSPTVAEAMAFLNYDYLVVDLEHSPASIHDTTPILRAIEQTPTAAVVRMPSHDPIAIKQVLDQGGMTLYFPFVESVEDAKAIVQASLYPPLGKRGFAKMHRAARYTTRDDYPTAANEQVCLIPQLETVEALALAVEIGQLDGVSAVFIGPGDLSMTMGLPGQVNHPDVRAKIVACVTACNQAGIPVGTVMPTPDDAKWALEVGFSFVSIANDLANMLGQCKAHLAQMKNS; translated from the coding sequence CCCATTTAAACAGCGTTTACTGGATGGTCAGAAGTTGATTGGAGGCTGGACTTTGTCTGGTAGCCCAACGGTGGCAGAAGCGATGGCGTTTTTGAACTATGACTATTTGGTGGTGGACTTAGAACACAGTCCCGCCAGCATTCACGATACTACGCCGATTTTGCGTGCCATTGAGCAAACGCCAACGGCTGCGGTAGTTCGTATGCCAAGCCATGATCCGATAGCGATTAAACAAGTATTGGATCAAGGCGGTATGACCTTGTATTTCCCATTTGTGGAATCGGTGGAAGACGCGAAAGCCATTGTCCAAGCCAGTCTGTATCCGCCATTGGGCAAACGTGGTTTTGCCAAAATGCATCGTGCGGCGCGTTATACCACGCGTGACGATTATCCGACGGCAGCCAACGAGCAAGTGTGTTTGATTCCTCAGCTAGAGACGGTTGAAGCGTTAGCGCTTGCGGTCGAAATCGGCCAGCTTGATGGTGTCAGTGCGGTGTTCATCGGCCCAGGAGATTTATCGATGACCATGGGCTTGCCGGGTCAGGTGAATCACCCTGATGTACGCGCAAAAATTGTTGCCTGTGTGACAGCCTGTAACCAAGCGGGGATTCCTGTGGGAACCGTGATGCCAACGCCTGATGATGCAAAATGGGCACTAGAAGTCGGCTTTAGTTTTGTGTCGATTGCCAATGATTTGGCCAATATGCTGGGACAGTGTAAAGCGCATTTGGCGCAAATGAAAAACTCATAA
- a CDS encoding TRAP transporter small permease encodes MLLLTRIITFLGQINSAFVFVFKYLAITAVAVMTTTILVQVFCRYVLNDSLPWSEELARYLMVWMTFLTLPVVSRTKQHAALDIILGSLPRRLSLLLELVLYLLVGIVLYYAFNRSLDFALKGTRMLATALPITKAWSYMAMPVGFGVMMLVYIELFLIGIARLFNESNDDKFVLSDSESEA; translated from the coding sequence ATGCTTTTATTAACAAGAATAATAACGTTTCTGGGGCAGATAAACTCTGCCTTTGTGTTCGTTTTCAAATATCTGGCGATTACCGCAGTGGCTGTGATGACGACGACCATTTTAGTGCAGGTATTTTGCCGTTATGTATTAAACGACTCATTACCTTGGTCCGAAGAGCTGGCGCGTTATCTGATGGTATGGATGACGTTTCTAACACTGCCTGTGGTGTCTCGTACTAAGCAACATGCGGCACTCGATATTATTTTAGGGTCTCTGCCAAGACGCTTGAGCTTGTTGCTGGAGCTGGTGCTGTATCTGTTGGTCGGGATTGTGCTGTATTACGCCTTTAATAGAAGCTTAGATTTCGCTCTAAAAGGCACGCGCATGTTAGCAACGGCGCTGCCTATTACCAAAGCGTGGTCTTACATGGCGATGCCAGTTGGTTTTGGCGTGATGATGTTGGTCTATATCGAGCTTTTCTTGATTGGTATTGCGCGTCTTTTTAATGAATCTAATGACGACAAGTTTGTGTTGTCTGATAGCGAAAGCGAGGCATAG
- a CDS encoding TRAP transporter large permease, translated as MGISFFWILLSVMFLGMPVAFALLFAPGLSLFLEGKEMFYLLLTQRLYNGIDSFPLMAIPFFMLAGEVMNRSGITLSLVQVSQAFIGHLRGGLAQINILSSMLFAGLSGSAVADCSALGKMLIPAMEKNGYSRRFAAAVTAASSVIGPIIPPSGIMILYAFVMNVSVGGLFAAGIVPGILVGVSLMVMTWFLARRRGYKVASEKATWKERGTAVKHAFWPLLTPVILLGGILSGVFTPTEAAAVAAAYALVVSLMSKTMTVSNLPSLFYATAKSSAVILFLVGSAVAFSSVISLSGAPQKIANIMVTLTENPLLLLLIINLLLLFVGMFLDAGPAILILGPILGPIVTQFGIDPLHFAIVMCVNLTIGLTTPPMGLVLFVASSVSGERVETISREMLPYLAVHIFVILLITYIPALTMTLPRLLGFAS; from the coding sequence ATGGGTATTTCATTTTTCTGGATTTTGCTTTCTGTGATGTTTTTGGGCATGCCTGTGGCGTTCGCTTTACTGTTTGCGCCGGGTTTGAGTCTATTTTTAGAAGGCAAGGAGATGTTTTATCTCTTGCTCACGCAGCGTTTGTACAACGGTATTGATAGCTTCCCTTTGATGGCGATTCCGTTTTTTATGTTGGCGGGCGAGGTAATGAACCGCAGCGGTATTACCTTGTCACTTGTTCAGGTAAGCCAAGCCTTTATTGGCCATTTGCGTGGCGGTTTGGCACAGATCAATATTTTATCTTCCATGTTGTTTGCCGGTCTTAGTGGTTCGGCGGTGGCGGATTGTTCGGCGCTGGGGAAAATGCTGATTCCCGCAATGGAAAAGAACGGTTATTCGCGTCGTTTTGCGGCGGCGGTGACAGCGGCGTCTTCGGTGATTGGGCCGATTATTCCACCCAGTGGCATCATGATTTTGTATGCGTTTGTGATGAACGTGTCGGTTGGTGGCTTGTTTGCTGCCGGTATTGTTCCGGGCATTTTGGTCGGTGTTAGTTTGATGGTGATGACGTGGTTCTTGGCGCGTCGTCGTGGCTATAAAGTGGCCTCTGAAAAAGCCACATGGAAAGAGCGTGGCACGGCAGTTAAACACGCGTTTTGGCCTTTGCTAACGCCGGTTATTTTGCTTGGGGGAATTTTGTCTGGGGTGTTTACGCCAACCGAAGCGGCGGCGGTTGCAGCAGCGTATGCCTTGGTTGTTAGTTTGATGTCGAAAACCATGACAGTAAGCAACTTGCCTAGTTTGTTTTATGCCACAGCGAAATCGTCCGCGGTGATTTTGTTTCTTGTCGGTAGTGCGGTGGCTTTTTCATCGGTGATCAGTTTGTCCGGTGCGCCACAAAAAATAGCCAATATTATGGTGACATTAACGGAGAATCCGTTGTTATTGCTGTTGATTATTAACCTGCTGCTGTTGTTTGTCGGCATGTTCTTAGACGCAGGTCCTGCGATTTTGATTCTTGGCCCTATTCTTGGTCCGATAGTCACGCAATTTGGTATTGATCCACTGCATTTTGCCATCGTGATGTGTGTGAACTTAACCATAGGTTTGACGACGCCGCCCATGGGCTTGGTGCTGTTTGTTGCCTCGAGTGTGAGTGGGGAGCGAGTGGAGACCATTAGCCGAGAAATGCTGCCGTATTTGGCGGTGCATATCTTTGTTATTTTATTGATTACCTATATCCCAGCATTGACGATGACCTTGCCTCGTTTACTGGGTTTTGCTTCCTGA
- a CDS encoding TSUP family transporter yields MLMDSSSLLLLLFFALGSYIQATTGFAFGLIVVSSVSALGLAPIEVTAFAVSVLSLINAGIGLYGGHWRKINRRAFWGFILPCLPAIFLGVWLLGYLGENALGWLKFSLGLCIVVSSLLMMLQAHRVRKESSAGAFAVSGVIGGVMGGMFATFGPPITFMMYRQPDDQARIRATLLGIFCCTAALRVGSVSMTQGVDVETWLLCALGFPVVVVATLVARKFPLPISGRAMRFVAFSLLLLSGVSLMWQGF; encoded by the coding sequence ATGCTTATGGATAGTTCAAGCCTGCTTTTATTATTGTTTTTTGCTCTCGGCAGTTACATTCAAGCGACCACAGGTTTCGCCTTTGGGTTGATTGTCGTGAGCAGTGTGTCGGCATTAGGTTTAGCGCCTATTGAAGTCACGGCCTTTGCAGTGAGTGTGTTAAGCCTTATTAATGCTGGTATTGGGCTTTATGGCGGACATTGGCGAAAGATAAATCGACGTGCGTTTTGGGGTTTTATCTTGCCTTGTCTGCCAGCCATTTTTCTTGGCGTATGGTTGCTTGGTTACCTTGGCGAGAACGCGTTAGGCTGGCTAAAATTTAGCTTAGGTTTGTGTATCGTGGTCAGTAGTTTGCTGATGATGCTGCAGGCTCATAGGGTGAGAAAAGAATCCTCAGCTGGCGCCTTTGCAGTCAGTGGTGTAATAGGTGGGGTAATGGGGGGGATGTTTGCAACCTTTGGTCCGCCTATTACCTTCATGATGTACCGCCAGCCAGATGATCAGGCCAGGATACGTGCAACGCTATTAGGGATATTTTGTTGCACAGCCGCCCTGCGCGTGGGATCGGTCAGCATGACGCAAGGCGTTGATGTCGAGACTTGGTTGTTATGTGCGCTTGGTTTTCCTGTGGTTGTTGTAGCGACGTTAGTGGCGAGAAAGTTTCCATTGCCTATTTCGGGCCGAGCGATGCGGTTTGTGGCGTTTAGCTTGTTGCTACTGTCTGGCGTTAGCTTGATGTGGCAGGGATTTTAG
- a CDS encoding GntR family transcriptional regulator has product MTDKAPQPSPIFKPLYKQVQELITERIIEGIWKPGEMLPSEFQLADLLGVSQGTVRKALNALTEDNVLFRRQGVGTFVSEHTLQKMLFHFFHFKSDNGDIPELPNAQLLEIRLITPDTHLRALFGNSSNEKVIEIHRVRSINNTACIRELIYLPQGYFVDLEKEEKLPHSLYHYYQQRFNITVHKATDRLKAVLANEQDQAILNIASGQPLLEVSRTARSLDGRTVEHRISRANSQDLHYLVELN; this is encoded by the coding sequence ATGACAGACAAAGCACCGCAGCCATCACCTATCTTCAAACCTCTGTATAAACAAGTTCAAGAGCTGATTACCGAGAGAATTATTGAAGGTATTTGGAAGCCCGGTGAAATGTTGCCAAGTGAGTTCCAACTGGCGGATTTACTGGGTGTTAGCCAAGGAACCGTTCGAAAAGCACTCAACGCCCTCACCGAAGACAACGTGTTATTTCGTCGCCAAGGCGTTGGCACTTTTGTATCAGAGCATACATTGCAAAAAATGCTGTTCCACTTTTTCCATTTCAAAAGTGATAACGGCGACATCCCTGAGCTGCCTAATGCTCAATTACTCGAAATACGATTAATCACACCAGACACCCACCTGCGTGCGCTCTTCGGCAACTCAAGCAACGAGAAAGTCATTGAAATTCATCGTGTTCGTTCCATCAACAACACGGCTTGTATACGGGAACTTATCTACCTCCCTCAAGGTTATTTTGTTGACTTAGAAAAAGAAGAAAAACTGCCTCACTCCCTTTATCACTACTATCAACAACGCTTTAACATTACCGTTCACAAGGCCACGGACAGATTAAAAGCCGTATTGGCCAACGAACAAGATCAGGCGATATTAAACATTGCTTCAGGACAGCCCTTGCTAGAAGTCAGCCGCACCGCTCGATCATTAGATGGCCGTACCGTCGAACATCGAATCAGCCGCGCCAACAGCCAAGACCTACATTATCTTGTCGAACTGAATTAA
- a CDS encoding TRAP transporter substrate-binding protein: MKRNDLLKKTTAAFVPTLMAASLSLAAMPALAADYEFNIVHLSNTSDEDYDGAVVLKDYVEAQSNGRIQVNIYSGGQLCGNPTECIEALQANLIQVFNTTTGGLANVFPEIQALDIPYIFPTDRVAECALDNEMLVGPIRKELLDRTGSMRLMTIGNTGGWRNFATTDKLIKTPADVKGLKIRTINSPIQMELVKAMGGSPTAVPWPEVYTSLATGLVEGTKNGITDIMGMKFNEHIKYMTLDGHGYMASMWWMNNDSLKGMPDDLQHIMMDGFDALREVTTVMPKRRQIDAYNEFKASGGTVYAPTADEKAQFQEAAKPVRDWFVNEYGAKWVEVTESAVKSCEASINNSYTAQN, encoded by the coding sequence ATGAAAAGAAACGATTTACTAAAAAAAACCACTGCTGCTTTTGTGCCAACACTCATGGCGGCGAGTTTGTCGCTTGCTGCTATGCCAGCATTGGCTGCCGATTATGAGTTCAATATTGTGCATCTTTCCAATACCAGTGATGAAGATTACGACGGTGCAGTGGTGCTGAAAGACTATGTTGAAGCGCAGTCCAATGGACGTATTCAGGTAAATATTTATTCTGGCGGTCAGTTATGTGGTAACCCAACAGAATGCATTGAAGCTCTGCAAGCCAATTTGATTCAGGTGTTTAATACCACGACGGGTGGTTTGGCCAATGTGTTTCCAGAAATTCAAGCGTTAGACATTCCGTATATTTTTCCCACCGACCGTGTTGCAGAGTGTGCGCTAGATAATGAAATGCTGGTTGGTCCCATCCGTAAAGAGCTGTTAGATCGCACTGGTTCTATGCGTCTGATGACCATTGGTAATACGGGCGGTTGGCGTAATTTCGCGACAACGGATAAATTGATTAAAACCCCTGCTGATGTGAAAGGTTTGAAAATCCGTACCATTAATTCCCCTATCCAAATGGAACTGGTAAAAGCCATGGGTGGCAGCCCAACCGCCGTGCCTTGGCCAGAAGTCTATACCTCATTGGCAACCGGTTTGGTGGAAGGCACGAAAAACGGTATTACCGATATTATGGGGATGAAGTTTAACGAACACATTAAATATATGACGTTGGATGGTCACGGTTATATGGCGTCTATGTGGTGGATGAATAATGATTCACTGAAAGGCATGCCAGACGATCTTCAACACATTATGATGGATGGTTTTGATGCGCTACGTGAAGTGACAACCGTGATGCCTAAACGTCGTCAGATCGACGCGTATAACGAATTTAAAGCCTCTGGTGGCACCGTTTATGCGCCAACCGCCGATGAGAAAGCTCAGTTCCAAGAAGCCGCGAAACCGGTTCGTGACTGGTTCGTAAATGAATATGGCGCGAAATGGGTAGAAGTGACAGAAAGTGCGGTGAAGTCCTGCGAAGCGTCAATCAACAACTCTTATACTGCGCAAAATTAA
- a CDS encoding LysR family transcriptional regulator, which yields MRFRKLNYFITVAEELHFGRAAARLHIAQPPLSQQIKAIEDELGAVLFERSSQKVSLTPAGEALLPQARALLQNWEKIQEQVRSVANGTAGTMSLGFVWAAGTPHFSKGIAQFKQDNHGVTLNLEEMTTTHALDALRTEKIDLAMIFLNPLIDVTDLEHQDYETQKHLLALPENHPLAQKDSVPLSDLHQLPFISFARQAHPSLYDQIMHHLHVAGVEPNIVQVARLTQTTRTLVAAGVGIALVPESTQFDQREGLTYRPIDGALPELAIHFVWRKNNLTPLMERLIAHLQAQVPNQ from the coding sequence ATGCGCTTTCGAAAATTGAATTATTTTATTACCGTGGCGGAAGAGCTGCATTTTGGGCGTGCGGCAGCTCGATTACATATTGCCCAGCCGCCACTGTCGCAACAAATCAAAGCCATTGAAGATGAACTGGGGGCCGTACTTTTTGAGCGCAGCAGCCAAAAGGTGTCTTTGACGCCTGCAGGAGAAGCGCTTTTGCCTCAAGCAAGGGCGCTTTTACAGAACTGGGAAAAGATCCAAGAGCAAGTTCGCAGTGTTGCCAATGGCACCGCAGGCACTATGTCACTCGGTTTTGTTTGGGCGGCGGGTACACCGCATTTTTCCAAAGGCATCGCGCAGTTTAAACAAGACAATCATGGCGTGACACTCAATCTGGAAGAAATGACCACAACCCATGCGTTGGATGCCTTAAGAACAGAGAAAATCGACTTAGCAATGATCTTTCTCAATCCCTTAATAGACGTCACAGACTTAGAGCACCAAGACTATGAGACACAAAAACACCTTCTCGCTTTGCCTGAAAATCATCCACTCGCACAAAAAGACAGTGTGCCTTTAAGTGATTTACACCAGCTGCCGTTTATTTCGTTTGCTCGGCAAGCCCATCCGTCTTTATACGATCAGATCATGCATCACCTACACGTGGCGGGCGTCGAACCCAACATTGTACAAGTCGCTCGATTAACGCAAACAACTCGAACCCTAGTGGCGGCGGGTGTGGGTATTGCCCTGGTTCCTGAATCTACGCAATTTGATCAACGAGAAGGCTTAACCTATCGCCCTATTGATGGGGCTTTACCAGAGCTTGCGATTCATTTTGTCTGGCGTAAAAACAACTTAACGCCATTGATGGAAAGGCTGATCGCCCACCTACAAGCGCAAGTGCCGAATCAATAA
- a CDS encoding Gfo/Idh/MocA family protein, with product MSREKIDGQLFSYTGPAFHYINEEERHFFAKEPAQFRVNLIGCGMIGMEHMRVATRVGRSAIHGVFDLNERSVKVAKEEFAKITDEDFKVYDTLEAACNDPEVDGILICTPNFTHLDVLKVAIKSGKHIFMEKPMATKLEDAYEITKMAKEYGAVLQIGLQYRYKSIYSEAIHEVLERKAVGEVKMINIMEHRIPFLDKVNQWNKFSKFSGGTLVEKCCHYFDLMNLFAQSRPVRVYANGSQSTNFRDFEFKGEKSDILDSAFVTVEYENGVRAGFNLCMFAPMFHEELLVCGDEGRVKAAEIEDFSENARLRTEMEVFCGQNRPSKTSQPSYPKLIEASGHNGATWFEHIAFADQMAGKQTNSATVEEGFWSVVVGCAAEESVKTGKIIEVAELLKSKGIDL from the coding sequence ATGAGCAGAGAAAAAATCGACGGACAACTATTTAGCTACACAGGCCCCGCGTTTCATTACATCAATGAAGAAGAGCGTCACTTCTTCGCTAAAGAGCCAGCGCAGTTTCGTGTCAACTTAATTGGTTGCGGCATGATAGGTATGGAGCACATGCGCGTGGCTACTCGTGTGGGTCGCTCTGCTATTCATGGTGTGTTCGATCTCAACGAGCGCAGCGTTAAAGTCGCGAAAGAAGAATTTGCTAAAATTACCGATGAAGATTTTAAAGTCTACGACACTTTAGAAGCAGCCTGTAATGATCCAGAAGTGGACGGTATTTTAATTTGCACACCTAACTTCACTCATCTCGATGTACTAAAAGTGGCGATCAAATCGGGCAAGCATATCTTCATGGAAAAGCCGATGGCGACCAAGCTGGAAGATGCCTACGAAATTACCAAAATGGCGAAAGAGTACGGCGCTGTTTTGCAGATCGGTTTGCAATATCGCTATAAATCCATCTATTCCGAAGCGATTCATGAAGTACTAGAGCGCAAAGCGGTCGGTGAGGTGAAAATGATTAATATCATGGAGCACCGCATTCCGTTCCTTGATAAGGTCAATCAGTGGAATAAATTCTCTAAATTCTCTGGCGGTACGCTGGTGGAAAAATGTTGTCACTACTTTGATTTGATGAACTTGTTTGCGCAGTCTCGTCCTGTGCGTGTTTATGCCAACGGCTCTCAATCTACCAACTTCCGTGATTTCGAATTCAAAGGTGAAAAATCCGATATTCTGGATAGCGCTTTTGTGACGGTTGAATATGAAAACGGCGTTCGCGCGGGTTTCAACCTTTGCATGTTTGCGCCTATGTTCCATGAAGAACTCTTGGTGTGCGGTGACGAAGGCCGCGTGAAAGCCGCTGAAATCGAAGACTTTAGTGAAAATGCGCGTCTGCGTACCGAGATGGAGGTCTTCTGCGGTCAGAATCGTCCATCTAAAACCTCGCAACCAAGCTACCCAAAATTGATTGAGGCCTCTGGTCACAACGGTGCAACCTGGTTCGAACACATTGCCTTTGCGGATCAAATGGCGGGTAAGCAAACTAACAGCGCAACAGTCGAAGAAGGTTTCTGGTCTGTTGTAGTAGGTTGTGCTGCTGAGGAATCGGTAAAAACCGGAAAAATTATCGAAGTCGCTGAACTGCTTAAATCCAAAGGGATTGACCTATAA
- a CDS encoding type 2 periplasmic-binding domain-containing protein, producing MKKLFQSSTILMAAACALAPAAAYAAENPIRGNIRVVIGSTSTGGDTYQVSSIIAEALAKKIDTNIKVDAVGFSAGYQALGRVPSGNTLMIFHDQAYLGYLYGQKGYEDPFKKWNIGPSFAINPGNGYLVSKESPYKNMDEILNAAGNGKTVRVAIQPGGVSEIGYTAMKNAVRLAYPGQEDNLVALNTGSQSDKNQALFDGLADVINGSVQANEQYTRLPADDQKAMDFVWLTAKASTIGQANPKGMGETSRDQLMQYASGLGVNIPMDADSDFTFDKEFYFLYNKRMSPEVVKFLDNALAEVFADGEVQETLKRSFFIPNFRKSAEAQQHFQAKSDSYAKIINSLQK from the coding sequence ATGAAAAAATTGTTTCAGAGTTCGACAATTCTAATGGCTGCGGCATGTGCTTTGGCTCCAGCGGCGGCTTATGCAGCGGAGAACCCTATTCGAGGTAATATCCGTGTGGTTATTGGCTCGACATCGACGGGGGGTGATACTTATCAGGTGTCATCGATTATTGCCGAAGCCTTAGCCAAAAAAATCGATACCAACATTAAAGTGGATGCGGTCGGTTTTTCAGCGGGTTATCAAGCGCTTGGACGAGTGCCAAGTGGTAATACCTTGATGATTTTTCATGACCAAGCTTACCTTGGTTATTTATATGGGCAAAAAGGTTATGAAGATCCTTTCAAAAAGTGGAATATTGGGCCGTCTTTTGCCATCAACCCAGGTAATGGCTACCTAGTTTCAAAAGAATCGCCTTACAAAAACATGGATGAAATTCTTAATGCCGCTGGCAATGGCAAAACCGTGCGAGTGGCGATTCAGCCAGGTGGTGTGTCTGAGATCGGTTATACGGCGATGAAAAACGCGGTGCGTTTAGCGTATCCAGGTCAAGAAGACAACTTGGTCGCCCTTAATACTGGCTCTCAATCTGATAAAAACCAAGCTTTGTTCGATGGTTTAGCCGATGTGATTAACGGTAGTGTACAAGCGAACGAACAATACACACGTTTACCCGCTGACGATCAAAAAGCCATGGATTTTGTATGGTTAACGGCAAAAGCGTCTACTATTGGCCAAGCAAATCCTAAAGGTATGGGTGAAACCTCACGTGATCAGTTGATGCAATATGCGTCTGGTCTTGGGGTGAATATTCCGATGGATGCCGACAGTGACTTTACCTTCGATAAAGAGTTTTACTTTTTATACAACAAGCGTATGTCGCCTGAAGTTGTTAAATTCTTAGACAACGCATTGGCAGAAGTGTTTGCCGATGGTGAAGTACAAGAAACCCTCAAAAGATCGTTTTTCATTCCAAACTTCCGCAAGTCTGCCGAAGCGCAACAGCACTTTCAAGCGAAGAGTGACAGCTACGCGAAGATTATCAATAGCTTGCAAAAGTAG
- a CDS encoding tripartite tricarboxylate transporter TctB family protein — MFDWFISLNSVSIDFDLSHQFFPRIIITLLVVLGGVIVLANFRSVMQAIRSGRYQFFVRNADFFRLLVTLVLIPAYFWSMDAIGGVLPNMGLGFLLASIPFVFLMSILYCHERTRRNVTIIVINAVVAPTFVWGVLYHLFLVSMP; from the coding sequence ATGTTTGACTGGTTTATATCGTTGAATTCGGTGTCGATCGATTTTGATCTGTCTCACCAATTCTTTCCTCGTATCATTATTACGCTGCTGGTGGTGTTGGGTGGCGTTATTGTCCTAGCTAATTTTCGCTCTGTTATGCAAGCGATTCGTTCTGGGCGCTATCAGTTTTTTGTTCGCAATGCGGATTTCTTTCGCTTGCTAGTGACGCTGGTGCTGATTCCTGCTTATTTCTGGTCGATGGATGCGATAGGCGGTGTATTGCCAAATATGGGCTTGGGCTTTTTGTTGGCATCGATTCCGTTTGTGTTTCTCATGTCGATACTTTATTGCCATGAAAGGACACGTCGTAACGTGACTATCATTGTGATCAATGCTGTGGTTGCGCCTACTTTTGTATGGGGCGTACTTTATCATCTTTTTCTTGTCTCGATGCCCTAG
- a CDS encoding tripartite tricarboxylate transporter permease — MEFLELLSPAFFLLAAAGAIIGIIFGAIPGMTATMAVAVCLPLTYTLGLQEGLALLLGLYVGGISGGLVPAILLNIPGTPSSITTTFDGYPMAQRGEAERALKICIVASLVGGIFSALVLFFFAPVLADFAIKFSYVEKFLMIFFALTVIASLSKNIVMGVFSGLLGVLLSLIGTYDVSDGGNGEYRLMLPFMEPYLAFGFSLLPVLIGLFGISTIIEEAEKGAKESSHEDKVNLSKGKPFRVTVFKGQIGNLLRSSSIGTFIGMLPGIGGSAASILAYTQQKNLSKQPQKMGTGEPEGVIASESANNGLTGGALIPLLSLGIPGDSTTAVLIGAFTLQGLQVGPLFIGENIDTWYSMITALMFANIVMFVVMFYAIRYIARVVLIPKFILYPIIVMMCTVGAYAINYGIMFDVWTLFIFGVAGWIFTKIGIEVAPLVIGFILGGSAEVYFVKSLESYGEYSVLFTKSPIAMVLWGLIVLSIVVSFMIHKKSKQHSESAE; from the coding sequence ATGGAGTTTTTAGAATTACTCTCACCGGCCTTTTTCTTGTTAGCCGCCGCTGGGGCGATTATTGGTATTATTTTTGGTGCTATCCCAGGTATGACAGCAACCATGGCTGTCGCGGTGTGTTTACCGCTGACTTATACGCTGGGCTTGCAAGAAGGCTTGGCTTTGTTGTTGGGTTTGTATGTTGGCGGTATTTCTGGTGGCTTGGTGCCCGCAATATTGCTGAATATTCCTGGAACGCCTTCTTCTATCACCACTACCTTTGATGGTTACCCCATGGCGCAGCGTGGGGAGGCTGAGCGCGCCTTAAAAATTTGTATCGTCGCGTCTTTGGTTGGCGGTATTTTTAGTGCCTTGGTGTTGTTTTTCTTTGCGCCTGTGTTGGCGGATTTTGCCATTAAGTTTTCCTATGTTGAAAAATTCTTAATGATTTTCTTTGCTTTGACGGTCATTGCTTCTTTGTCGAAGAATATTGTCATGGGGGTGTTTAGCGGTTTATTAGGGGTTTTACTCAGTTTAATTGGCACTTACGATGTCTCCGACGGCGGTAATGGCGAATATCGATTGATGCTGCCTTTTATGGAGCCTTATCTCGCGTTTGGTTTTTCCTTGTTGCCGGTACTGATCGGTTTGTTTGGAATATCGACCATCATCGAAGAGGCAGAAAAGGGCGCAAAAGAATCGTCTCATGAAGACAAAGTCAATTTGTCAAAAGGTAAGCCATTTCGCGTTACTGTTTTCAAAGGCCAAATTGGCAATCTATTACGTTCCTCATCGATTGGTACTTTTATTGGGATGTTGCCGGGGATCGGTGGTAGTGCTGCGTCGATTTTGGCGTATACCCAGCAAAAAAACCTCTCAAAACAACCGCAAAAAATGGGTACAGGCGAACCGGAAGGTGTGATAGCGTCCGAGTCTGCCAATAATGGTTTGACGGGTGGCGCGCTGATTCCATTGTTGTCATTGGGAATTCCTGGAGACAGCACCACGGCAGTATTGATTGGCGCTTTTACCTTGCAAGGTTTGCAAGTCGGGCCCTTGTTTATCGGTGAAAATATCGATACATGGTACTCCATGATAACGGCGTTGATGTTCGCCAATATTGTGATGTTTGTAGTGATGTTCTACGCCATTCGGTACATCGCCAGAGTCGTGTTGATCCCTAAATTTATCCTTTATCCCATCATCGTAATGATGTGTACCGTGGGTGCGTACGCTATTAACTACGGCATTATGTTCGATGTATGGACTTTGTTTATTTTTGGTGTCGCGGGCTGGATTTTTACAAAAATTGGCATTGAGGTCGCGCCTTTAGTGATTGGTTTTATTTTGGGCGGCAGTGCAGAAGTCTACTTTGTGAAGAGCTTAGAGTCTTACGGCGAGTATTCTGTACTGTTTACCAAGAGCCCGATTGCCATGGTCCTTTGGGGATTGATCGTCTTGTCTATTGTGGTGTCCTTCATGATACACAAGAAAAGTAAGCAACATTCGGAGTCTGCAGAATGA